The Triticum aestivum cultivar Chinese Spring chromosome 5A, IWGSC CS RefSeq v2.1, whole genome shotgun sequence genomic sequence TAATTAGGAGTTAGAAGAACCTATATAGCTTTTCTTTTAATCATGTTCCATCAATGACCAGGAAGCAAAAGGAAACCGGTGCTGACATTGTAACTGGCACCCGTTATGTTAGCAACGGTGGTGTCCATGGTTGGAATCTTATGCGTAAGGTGACTAGCAGGGGAGCGAATGTTCTAGCACAGACGTTGCTACAGCCCGGAGCTTCTGATCTGACTGGATCGTTTAGGTGTGTCTCATTTCTATACGAATAGAACAAGCCCCTTATAATTTCTATTGTTTGACACTTTTGCCGGTTTCCTAGGCTATATAAGCGAAGTGTTTTGGAGGATGTCATCTCCTGCTGCGTCAGCAAGGGCTATGTATTCCAAATGGAGATGATTGTCAGGGCTACTAGGAAAGGTTATCACATCGAAGAGGTAATCGGTTCCATTTTCATTTGTGTAAGGCTGGATTTAAAATATCTTGGCTTTGATAGTTGTAAACTTTGCTTGTCATGTCTAGGTCCCAATAACTTTCGTCGACAGGGTTTTCGGAATCTCAAAGCTCGGTGGATCTGAAATTATTGGATATTTGAAAGGCCTTGTGTATCTGTTGCTCACAACATAGGGGAGACGCATGGTAGATTCTTGTTAGTGTTTTTTTCCTTATGTTACCACAGCTTGAGTTACATGAATTTGCTAACATTCTCAGACTTAGTTGAATTATGTACACAAGTTTTTGTCTATGAGTATCCTTATGAATCGTGTGGCATCTTGTGTTCCATGACTTGTAATTACTCAACTGCTTGCTACCTTGGGAGAACTTGTGTACATAAGAGGAAAATAAACAGAAGAGCATTCCTTTTGCAGTTATCATGCAagtaaaatactccctccattcctaaatataagtctttgtagatattttaCTATgcatcacatacggatgtatgtagatgcattttagagtgtagattcactcattttgctccgtatgtagtccatagtgaaatatctacaaagacttatatttaggaacggagggagtacataaacaATAGGAAAGGAAACATAAGAAAATTTCTTAATTCTTATGTTTAATTTGAGTGTAGAATACTCCGGGGAGAAcagccatatattacatcaaaggAACTACCTGGAAATTCTCTTTTTCTAACTTCTGTGAAGCACCCAAAAGAAGTTAGGATGCACTTCAGACTTTAGAAGAAGTTGCACAATGACAATACAACAAGTACCAGAGAGCAAACTGGCCTAGAAATTCTGAGATGCACAAGTTGCTGCCGACCCACAGATGACTAAGTTAAGCCCACAGTTAAAAGAATATTGAAGTCAGCCCCTAGGACTTGATTTGTTAAAAAGGGTGAAGAGAATTGCTTGGTTAATATGCG encodes the following:
- the LOC123104527 gene encoding dolichol-phosphate mannosyltransferase subunit 1 isoform X2: METGAEAGGGRPEYSIIVPTYNERLNVALIVYLIFKHLPDSKFEIIIVDDGSPDGTQDVVKQLQQLYGEDRVLLRARPRKLGLGTAYMHGLKHASGEFVVIMDADLSHHPKYLPSFIRKQKETGADIVTGTRYVSNGGVHGWNLMRKVTSRGANVLAQTLLQPGASDLTGSFRLYKRSVLEDVISCCVSKGYVFQMEMIVRATRKGYHIEEVPITFVDRVFGISKLGGSEIIGYLKGLVYLLLTT
- the LOC123104527 gene encoding dolichol-phosphate mannosyltransferase subunit 1 isoform X1 — protein: METGAEAGGGRPEYSIIVPTYNERLNVALIVYLIFKHLPDSKFEIIIVDDGSPDGTQDVVKQLQQLYGEDRVLLRARPRKLGLGTAYMHGLKHASGEFVVIMDADLSHHPKYLPSFIRKQKETGADIVTGTRYVSNGGVHGWNLMRKVTSRGANVLAQTLLQPGASDLTGSFRLYKRSVLEDVISCCVSKGYVFQMEMIVRATRKGYHIEEVIGSIFICVRLDLKYLGFDSCKLCLSCLGPNNFRRQGFRNLKARWI